GGCTGCCGTTCTGGGTGTAGAGATCCATATCGCCGCTGCCGCCACTGCCCTTGACGACCAGATTGCGCGCACCGCTGGGGATGGCAAGCTTGTAGTAGCGCCAACTGCCTCTGGCGCCGCTGAGGCCGCTGACCGTCTGGCCGTTGCTGAGCACCGGCACGTTGTCGGCGCTGAGCACCAGGGGCTTGCTCAAGCTGTTGCTCTTGCCCTCGTTGTCGGTCACCGTCAGGCTGACCGTGTAGCTGCCGGCCGCCGCGTAGGCATGGCTGGGGTTGGCGGCGCTGCTGGTGGCACCGTCGCCGAAGTTCCAGCTGCGCGAGGCGATGCTGCCATCGGCATCGCTGCTGCGGTCGGTGAAGCTGACGTTGAGGCCGTTGATGCTGGTGTCAAAGGCAGCCACCGGCGCCGTGCCGCCGCTGCCATCGCTGATGTTCAGGAACACCGCGCTGAGAGCGCCCCAGTTGCCCGCCGCGTCGCGGCCGCGCACATAGACCAGGTGCTTGCCGGGCGCCAGGCCGGTGGTGTCGAGGCTGGCGCGCACGGCTTCGCTGCTGCTGTTGAAGCTGCCGTCGCTGGCCTGAAGCGCACGCGGCGTGGCACCGGCCACCCAAGGCGGGGTGTCGATGTAAGCCTCGGCAGCGGACACGGCCTGGGTCGGCTCGGCACCATTGCTGTTGTTGTAGCGGCTGTCGTCCACGGTGGCGCTGAGGGCCACCTGAGTGCCCGTCGGCACGCCGCTGCTGCTGGCGTTGCCGGCCAGAGCGAGGCTCAGCACATCAGGCCCGGCCGGGGTTTGATAGGGCGTGCGCACCACCTTGGCGGCATAGATCAGGGCCGGCAGATTGCCGGGCAGCACGGTGCTGTTGTAGTAGCTGCATTGCTCGAAGAAGGCCGTGCCCAGCTCGAAGGTGAAGGCCGCCACACCGAGCTCACCGTAGCTCGGGCCATCGCTGGTGCCATCGGTCTCGTACAGGCTCAGCGAGCGCTGCGGCGTGTGGTTGTTCCAGTAGGCGAACTTGCGCCCCAAGGTGGCCAGTTGCTTGTCGTTGCCGGCCACCACCCCATTGGTGCCCCAGGGCCAGAGCAAGAGGCGACCGTGGCTGTGGATGTCCAGATGGATGCCCGAGGTGTCCAGCGGTGCGGCATCGGCGCGGTTGGGGCCACGGCGATCGGGCCAGAGGCTGCGGATGTAGGCCTCCACGGCCTGGGTCTCAGGCTCGGAGGCCGCGCTGGGACCGCGGTAGGTTTCGTTGCAGGCGCTGCCGCTGGAGCCTGCGCCATTGGTGCTGTTCCACTGGAATGTGAAGTTGCGGTTCAGGTCAGCACCGCGGCTGTTGCTGGTGGCGCCGCAGTAGGCGGTGTTGGTGTTCTTGCGCCAGAGCAGGCCGCTTTCCGCCTTCTTGCGGCCATCGGGGTTGGTGGCCAGCAAGAGGTGGATCTCGTGGTGATCGAGGATCCAGGTCGCGTCGGCATCGACGCCGTAACCATTGACCAGACGCTTGGCGAACTCCAGCACCAAGGGGGTGGTCGTGTACTCGCGGGCATGGATGCCGGCATTGACGAAGAGGCGCGGCTTGTTGGTCGGGCCGGCGCTGTTGCCGAGCTTGAGCACGCGCAGATCGTAGCCGCCGCTGGCGCGGGTCTTTTGCCAGCTGTCGCCGATGTCCACCCAGCGTGCCAGCTGAGGCTTGGCCGCGATCAAGGCGTCACCCTCGGCAAACACCTCTTCCACCGTGGGATAGCAGCTGTAGCTGGGAATGCCGGCGAAGCTGGGCACCAGCGCCTTGCCCAGGCTGCGGCGCCGCTCGGCCAGCTCGGCGCTTTCACGCGCGGCCTGGGCCTGCTGTTCGGGCAGCCATTGTTCATCGACCTGAAGGCGGAAACCCAGGGCGCGCAGTTCACGCGCCTCGTTCGCATCGGCCAGCACGACCAAGTAGCCCAGCTCGTACTTGGATTCCAGGGTGTCAAAGCGGCTATGGGCAATGCCCTGGGCCAGGCGCAGATCCTTGAAGTAGGCCCGATAGACCGTGCGAAGGTTCTCGGCTGCAGACGCTTTGGCCGACGCCGGACTGGCGGGTGCATCATGCGCCTGCACCATGAACGACGGCGAGAGCAGAAGGCCGCTGAACAGCGAGGTCAGCAGCCAGACCGAGGGGCGAATTGCAGGCATCGAGCTTCTCCTTCGCGAACTGCCCATCCATGGGCCATGGATGGGCAGTGTGCGCAGCCGGCTGGGCCAACGCGCAAGGAGAAACCCTCAAATCGGGCCGAGGCTGTAAGGCCTTACAGGTTCAAGCGTTGGCGGCTTGCGAGGCTCAGAACAAGCCGCTGATGCGCCCTTGCGCATCGACATCAATGCGCTCGGCCGAGGGCACTTTGGGCAGACCTGGCATGGTCATGATGTCGCCGCAGATGGCCACCACAAACTCGGCGCCTGCCGCCAGGCGCACTTCGCGCACGCGCAGCACATGACCCTCAGGCGCACCGCGCAAGCTGGCGTCGCTGCTGAAGGAATACTGGGTCTTGGCGATGCAGACCGGCAGCTGGCCCCAACCGGCGTTCTGCCAGTCCTGCAGCTGGGCGTCGGCCTTGGGCTCGAACACCACCTCGCCGGCCCGGTAGACCTTGCTGGCGATGGCGCGGATCTTGTCGGCCAGCGGCAGCGCATCCTCGTAGAGGCTGGCGGCGCACGCACCACCCTGCTCGCACTGGGCCACCACGGCGCGGGCCAGCTCGGCCGCACCGGCGCCGCCCTCGGCCCAGTGGGTGGCCAGCACGCAGCGCACACCTCGCGCCTGGCAATAGGCCTCGATCAGGGCGATCTCCTCAGCCGTGTCCGCGTCAAAGCGGTTGATGGAGACGATGGCCGGCAGGCCGTAATGCTGATGCACGTTTTCGATGTGGCGGCCAAGGTTGGCCAGGCCAATTTCCAGCGCCTGCAGGGTGTCACTGCCCGGCTTCTTCGCATCGGCACCGCCGTGGTACTTGAGCGCCCGCACGGTGGCCACGATGACGGCGCAGCTGGGCTGCAGGCCGGCCTTGCGGCACTTGATGTCCATGAACTTCTCGGCGCCGAGGTCGGCGCCAAAGCCGGCTTCGGTCACCACATAGTCGGCCAGCTTCAGCGCTGTTTGTGTCGCGATCACCGAGTTGCAGCCATGGGCGATATTGGCAAAGGGGCCGCCATGCACAAAGGCCAGATTGCCCTCCAGGGTCTGCACCAGATTGGGCGCCAGCGCGTCCTTGAGCAAGGCGGCCATGGCACCATCGGCCTTGAGCTCGCGCGCGGTGACCGGGCGCTTGTCGGCCGTGCTGCCGATGACGATATTGCCCAGGCGGCGCTTCAGATCCTCCAGCGAAGTCGCCAGGCACAAGATGGCCATGACCTCGGAAGCGACCACGATGTCAAAGCCATCCTGGCGCGGATAGCCATTGCCCGGCCCGCCCAAGGCCACGGTGATGTCGCGCAGGGCGCGGTCGTTCATGTCCACCACACGGCGCCAGCTGATGCGGCGCACATCGATGCCGAGCGCATTGCCATGGTGGATGTGGTTGTCGATCAAGGCGGCCAGCAGATTGTTGGCCAGGGCGATGGCATGGAAGTCGCCGGTGAAGTGGAGGTTGATGTCCTCCATGGGCACGATCTGTGCGCGGCCACCTCCGGCCGCGCCGCCCTTCATGCCGAAGCAGGGGCCCAGCGAAGGCTCGCGCAGGCAGATCATGGCCTTCTTGCCGATGTGATTGAGGCCATCGCCCAGGCCCACCGTGGTGGTGGTCTTGCCCTCGCCAGGTGGTGTGGGCGAGATCGCGGTCACCAGGATCAGATGGCCGTTCTTGCGGCCGGACAAGGCGGGCAGATGCTCCAGGCCCAGCTTGGCTTTGTAGTGGCCGTAAGGGCTGAGCGCCTCTTCCGGCAGGTCCAGTGTGCGCTGGGCCAAGGGCAGGATTTTCTGCAGGGTGGCGGCTTGGGCGATCTCGATGTCGGTGGGCATCTGCGGGCTCTTCGGTTGTGGCTGGCTCGGGTGACGCGCCAGCGCAGGGGCCAATGAAAAACGGCAAGGTCCGGTGGGACCTTGCCGCGCAGATTATGGCCTTGCCGCAGGCAGGGATCGCCTGTGCCTCGCCCTCAGTTCAGCCCGGCCAAGGGGTGCTGATCCGCCGCCCAGACCGGGGCAAAAAACGCCTGCACCTCAGCGGCCGTGACGTCCTCGCTGCGCGCATGGCGCCAGCGCGGCGCGTGGTCCTTGTCCACGGCCAGGGCACGGATGCCTTCCACGGTTTCGCTCTCGGCCGCCGGCCTCAGGTGGAAGCAGTGGTGCACCATCTCGCGCTCCATGCGCAGCTCCGCACCCAGACCCATGCCACGCGCGCGGCGCAGCTGTTCCAGCGTGACGGCCAGCATCAGCGGCGAGCGTTTGCGCAAGGTGGCGGCCGTGTGTGCGGCCCATTCGTCATCGCGCTCCGCCTCCAGCGAGGCCAGGATGGACGGCACATCGGGCAAGGCGAAATGGCGGTCGATGCGGGCGCGCAGCTTCAGATGATCGGCCGCCGGCGCCAGGTCCACCTTGTCCATGACGGTCGCCACCACATGCTCGGCGCTGCTTTGCTGGCCGTGGCGGAAGGCCTCGATCAAGGCCGGGAAGGAACTGCTCTGCACAAACACATCGCCCAGGCCCAGCTCGATGGCATCGCCCGCACCAATGGCATGGCCGGTCAGGGCCAGCCACTCGCCGACATGGCCGGGGCATTGGCTGAGGAAGTAGCCGCCGCCCACATCCGGGAACAGGCCGATATTGGTCTCGGGCATGGCCAGGCGCGAATGCTCGTTCAGCACGCGCAGCTTGGCGCCCTGGCTCAAGCCCATGCCGCCGCCCATGACAACGCCGTCCATCAAGGCGATGTAGGGCTTTTTGTAGTGGTGGATCAGGTGGTTGAGCGCGTATTCCTCGGTGAAGAACGCAGCCAGTGCCGCATCCCCGGCGTGGGCCGCCTGGTGGAAGAAGCGGATGTCACCGCCGGCGCAGAAGGCGGCCGGCTTGCCCTCGCGCGCCGCGCCCAGGATCACCACCGCCTCGATCTCGGGCGCCGCCGCCCAGGTCTGCAGCAGCAAGGTCAGATCGCGGATCATGGCCAGGGACAGGGCATTGAGTGCTTGCGCCCGATTCAGGGTGATCAGGCCCAGGCAGCCATTGACCTCGGCCAGAACCTGGCCGGCAGATTGCAGTTCGGGTAGCAAGGGCGGCTTCATGCCTGTCTCCTGGAAACGTTGATGTTCAAGTGCGCGATTATCGTTCGCGCTAACGGCGGCTTGCTGCGGCGTGGCCGGCCTGCTCGCGCCAGGCCAGCAGCTCGTTGCCCACCAAGGCCGCAAGCACCAGCCCGCCACCGAGCAAGGCGGCCGACGAAGGCTGCTCGCCCGCCCACAGCCAGGCCCAGAGCACGCCGAAGATCACCTCCAGCTGGGCCAGCAAGGCCACCTCGGGGCCGGACAGCACCCGCGTCAGGTGCACCACCAGCAAGCAAGGCAGGGCCAGCTGAAACGCGCCCAAACTGGCCAGCAATCCGACGTCATGCCACGAGGCCTGCAGCGGCCAAGCGAGCGGCAGCATACACAAAGCCGAGATCAGCGCACCGATCAGCACCGCCAAGGGCATGTCCGAGGCCGTCGACGCTGCAGCAGCATCGCCCGCCACCTGGCGCCCGGCATGCTGCATCAGGGACCAGTTGATGGCCGAGGCCATGGGCACACCCAAGGCCACCACGATGCCCAGCCAAGCCAGGGGTGCTGTGGCCTGAGGCCCATCGCCGCCCTGCCCCATTTCGTGCCCGAACATCCAGGCGATGCCGAGGCTGGCCACGAGAATGGCCAGCCAGGTCCGCGCCGGCAGCCGGTGGTGCAGAAACACCCGGGCCAGCAAGGCGGTCAGCAAAGGGCTGAGCGCCATGGTCACCAGCACATTGGCCACCGTGGTCAAGCTGAGCGCCAGCATGAAGGCAGTGAACATCACCGCCCAGCACAGGCCCGAGGCCCAGACCATGCGCGGGGCCTGGCGCAGCTGAGCCAACAGCGCGGGCCCACGCAGCCAACCCAGGCCGATCAGCAAAGCCAGGGCATTGAAGGCACTGCGCCAGAAGGTCAGCTCGAAGCCACGCGCCGCCTCCAGATGGCGCGTGACCACCCCCGCCGTGCTCCACAGCAGGGTGACCAGCACCATCAGAACCACAGCCTTGCGATGTGTCACGGCAGATGAATTGAGAGCGCCCCTGAGAGGGGCGCGGGCAACAGACTGACTGGAGCCCTCCTCTCGGAGGAGGGCTGGGAGGAGCACAGTGAACTCGCTGGAGCGAGCTTCTCGCTCTCAGGAGCGCGCAGCTCGCTTGCGCTCGTTCTCGGTCAGGAAGCGCTTGCGCAGGCGCACGCTCTTGGGCGTGATTTCGACCAGCTCGTCGTCGTCGATGAAGTCCACGCCGTATTCCAGGGTCAGGTCGATCGGCGGGGTGATCTTGATCGCGTCTTCCTTGCCGCTGACGCGGAAGTTGGTCAGCTGCTTGGTGCGGGTAGCGTTGACAACCAGGTCGTTGTCACGGCTGTGGATGCCGACGATCATGCCTTCGTAGACCGGATCGTTGGGCTTAACGAACATGCGGCCGCGATCATCCAGCTTACCCAGGGCGTAGGTGAAGATTTCGCCTTCGTCCATGGAAATCAGCACGCCGTTCTTGCGGCCACCGATTTCGCCCTTGTGAGCTTCGTAGCCGTCGAAGATCGAAGAGATCAGGCCCGAACCACGGGTCAAGTTCATGAACTCGTTGGAGAAACCGATCAGGCCACGGGCCGGGATACGGTATTCCAGGCGCACGCGGCCATGGCCGTCCGGCTCCATGTTCAGCATTTCACCCTTGCGCAGACCCAGGGCCTGCATCACGCCGCCTTGGTGGGCTTCTTCCACGTCGGCCGTCACCAGCTCCATCGGCTCGCACTTCACGCCGTCGATGTCCTGGAACATCACGCGCGGCTTGGACACGGCCAGCTCATAGCCTTCACGGCGCATGTTTTCCAGCAGGATGGTCAGGTGCAGTTCGCCGCGGCCGCAGACTTCAAAGATACCGTCTTCGTCGGTTTCCTTCACGCGCAGGGCCACGTTGTGCTGCAGTTCCTTCTGCAGG
This region of Paucibacter aquatile genomic DNA includes:
- a CDS encoding DMT family transporter, whose protein sequence is MTHRKAVVLMVLVTLLWSTAGVVTRHLEAARGFELTFWRSAFNALALLIGLGWLRGPALLAQLRQAPRMVWASGLCWAVMFTAFMLALSLTTVANVLVTMALSPLLTALLARVFLHHRLPARTWLAILVASLGIAWMFGHEMGQGGDGPQATAPLAWLGIVVALGVPMASAINWSLMQHAGRQVAGDAAAASTASDMPLAVLIGALISALCMLPLAWPLQASWHDVGLLASLGAFQLALPCLLVVHLTRVLSGPEVALLAQLEVIFGVLWAWLWAGEQPSSAALLGGGLVLAALVGNELLAWREQAGHAAASRR
- a CDS encoding formate--tetrahydrofolate ligase, with amino-acid sequence MPTDIEIAQAATLQKILPLAQRTLDLPEEALSPYGHYKAKLGLEHLPALSGRKNGHLILVTAISPTPPGEGKTTTTVGLGDGLNHIGKKAMICLREPSLGPCFGMKGGAAGGGRAQIVPMEDINLHFTGDFHAIALANNLLAALIDNHIHHGNALGIDVRRISWRRVVDMNDRALRDITVALGGPGNGYPRQDGFDIVVASEVMAILCLATSLEDLKRRLGNIVIGSTADKRPVTARELKADGAMAALLKDALAPNLVQTLEGNLAFVHGGPFANIAHGCNSVIATQTALKLADYVVTEAGFGADLGAEKFMDIKCRKAGLQPSCAVIVATVRALKYHGGADAKKPGSDTLQALEIGLANLGRHIENVHQHYGLPAIVSINRFDADTAEEIALIEAYCQARGVRCVLATHWAEGGAGAAELARAVVAQCEQGGACAASLYEDALPLADKIRAIASKVYRAGEVVFEPKADAQLQDWQNAGWGQLPVCIAKTQYSFSSDASLRGAPEGHVLRVREVRLAAGAEFVVAICGDIMTMPGLPKVPSAERIDVDAQGRISGLF
- a CDS encoding enoyl-CoA hydratase/isomerase family protein, which produces MKPPLLPELQSAGQVLAEVNGCLGLITLNRAQALNALSLAMIRDLTLLLQTWAAAPEIEAVVILGAAREGKPAAFCAGGDIRFFHQAAHAGDAALAAFFTEEYALNHLIHHYKKPYIALMDGVVMGGGMGLSQGAKLRVLNEHSRLAMPETNIGLFPDVGGGYFLSQCPGHVGEWLALTGHAIGAGDAIELGLGDVFVQSSSFPALIEAFRHGQQSSAEHVVATVMDKVDLAPAADHLKLRARIDRHFALPDVPSILASLEAERDDEWAAHTAATLRKRSPLMLAVTLEQLRRARGMGLGAELRMEREMVHHCFHLRPAAESETVEGIRALAVDKDHAPRWRHARSEDVTAAEVQAFFAPVWAADQHPLAGLN
- a CDS encoding M14 family zinc carboxypeptidase, yielding MPAIRPSVWLLTSLFSGLLLSPSFMVQAHDAPASPASAKASAAENLRTVYRAYFKDLRLAQGIAHSRFDTLESKYELGYLVVLADANEARELRALGFRLQVDEQWLPEQQAQAARESAELAERRRSLGKALVPSFAGIPSYSCYPTVEEVFAEGDALIAAKPQLARWVDIGDSWQKTRASGGYDLRVLKLGNSAGPTNKPRLFVNAGIHAREYTTTPLVLEFAKRLVNGYGVDADATWILDHHEIHLLLATNPDGRKKAESGLLWRKNTNTAYCGATSNSRGADLNRNFTFQWNSTNGAGSSGSACNETYRGPSAASEPETQAVEAYIRSLWPDRRGPNRADAAPLDTSGIHLDIHSHGRLLLWPWGTNGVVAGNDKQLATLGRKFAYWNNHTPQRSLSLYETDGTSDGPSYGELGVAAFTFELGTAFFEQCSYYNSTVLPGNLPALIYAAKVVRTPYQTPAGPDVLSLALAGNASSSGVPTGTQVALSATVDDSRYNNSNGAEPTQAVSAAEAYIDTPPWVAGATPRALQASDGSFNSSSEAVRASLDTTGLAPGKHLVYVRGRDAAGNWGALSAVFLNISDGSGGTAPVAAFDTSINGLNVSFTDRSSDADGSIASRSWNFGDGATSSAANPSHAYAAAGSYTVSLTVTDNEGKSNSLSKPLVLSADNVPVLSNGQTVSGLSGARGSWRYYKLAIPSGARNLVVKGSGGSGDMDLYTQNGSQPSLSSYSCRKNGSTNTETCSIASPVAGWVYIGLYAYAAYSGLTLNVSFTP